In Halothermothrix orenii H 168, the sequence AAAAGAAGTTAAAGCCTTAAAGAACATAAAAGAATAAAATTAAAATGAAGGAATTTTTTAATAAATGACGAATAAATAAAATAGCCCTACATAATTTTAGTAAATAAAGTAATATTTTAAAGTAATAATTAAAAATTATAAGGAGGAATCCATACAATGGAAGTACTAAAAGTATCTTCAAATTCTAATCCCAAGTCTGTTGCTGGTGCACTGGCAGCGATTCTCAGGGAAAAGAGGAAGGCAGAAATTCAGGCCATTGGAGCCGGTGCCATTAATCAGGCAGTCAAGGCTATAGCTATTTGTCGTGGTTATGTGGCTCCAAATGGAATGGACCTTATAATGATACCTGCCTTTACTGAGATTGAAATCGATGGTGAAGAAAGGACTGCAATCAAGTTTTTGGTTGAACCCAGGTAAAGCTATTATATTCCTGTTTTCCTTACTTACATAATTTTTTCCTATAGTTTTTATACAGATTTTAATGAAAATATTTTATAT encodes:
- a CDS encoding stage V sporulation protein S encodes the protein MEVLKVSSNSNPKSVAGALAAILREKRKAEIQAIGAGAINQAVKAIAICRGYVAPNGMDLIMIPAFTEIEIDGEERTAIKFLVEPR